The proteins below are encoded in one region of Brassica napus cultivar Da-Ae chromosome A6, Da-Ae, whole genome shotgun sequence:
- the LOC106346157 gene encoding uncharacterized protein LOC106346157 isoform X2 codes for MAVSSLEIVKLCGYSPVSSISRHKSTVKLETRKRVFRLADSRHLGRCVKVYSSSPRNGGDNQSKGDEPPESLFMKELKRRGMTPTSLLQDYEVDVDEIKATGKESSKTTATTTPPFDQSLLNQRERSLALNSEGLEGLIPRAKILLTTGGTFFLGFWPLIVLTLGAFSALYLYFGADFVHDGSRNPVSPPPYIDPYALLEDERISGINSRLN; via the exons atggcTGTTTCTTCTCTGGAGATTGTTAAGTTATGTGGATACTCTCCTGTATCATCGATTTCCCGCCATAAATCTACAGTGAAACTGGAAACTAGAAAAAGGGTTTTCAGATTAGCAGATTCTCGGCATCTTGGTCGATGTGTTAAGGTTTATTCATCATCTCCTCGTAACGGCGGCGATAATCAGTCAAAAg GTGATGAGCCTCCAGAATCTTTATTTATGAAAGAGTTGAAGAGACGAGGTATGACTCCTACTTCGTTGCTTCAAGACTATGAAGTTGATGTAGACGAGATCAAAGCCACTGGTAAAGAAAGCTCTAAGACGACTGCAACTACTACTCCTCCATTTGACCAAAGCTTGTTAAACCAGAGAGAGAGGTCGTTGGCTTTAAACAGCGAAGGGCTTGAG GGATTGATTCCACGTGCTAAGATCTTGCTGACGACTGGAGGGACTTTCTTCCTGGGTTTTTGGCCTTTGATTGTCTTAACTCTTGGCGCCTTCTCTGCTCTTTACCTT TACTTTGGAGCAGATTTCGTTCATGATGGAAGCAGGAATCCGGTTTCGCCACCACCGTACATCGATCCTTATGCTCTGTTGGAGGATGAGAGGAT ATCTGGGATCAATTCTCGTCTTAATTAG
- the LOC106346157 gene encoding uncharacterized protein LOC106346157 isoform X1, whose translation MAVSSLEIVKLCGYSPVSSISRHKSTVKLETRKRVFRLADSRHLGRCVKVYSSSPRNGGDNQSKGDEPPESLFMKELKRRGMTPTSLLQDYEVDVDEIKATGKESSKTTATTTPPFDQSLLNQRERSLALNSEGLEGLIPRAKILLTTGGTFFLGFWPLIVLTLGAFSALYLYFGADFVHDGSRNPVSPPPYIDPYALLEDERISGTGASLRCWRPKTIYPLCPGPPLIWDQFSS comes from the exons atggcTGTTTCTTCTCTGGAGATTGTTAAGTTATGTGGATACTCTCCTGTATCATCGATTTCCCGCCATAAATCTACAGTGAAACTGGAAACTAGAAAAAGGGTTTTCAGATTAGCAGATTCTCGGCATCTTGGTCGATGTGTTAAGGTTTATTCATCATCTCCTCGTAACGGCGGCGATAATCAGTCAAAAg GTGATGAGCCTCCAGAATCTTTATTTATGAAAGAGTTGAAGAGACGAGGTATGACTCCTACTTCGTTGCTTCAAGACTATGAAGTTGATGTAGACGAGATCAAAGCCACTGGTAAAGAAAGCTCTAAGACGACTGCAACTACTACTCCTCCATTTGACCAAAGCTTGTTAAACCAGAGAGAGAGGTCGTTGGCTTTAAACAGCGAAGGGCTTGAG GGATTGATTCCACGTGCTAAGATCTTGCTGACGACTGGAGGGACTTTCTTCCTGGGTTTTTGGCCTTTGATTGTCTTAACTCTTGGCGCCTTCTCTGCTCTTTACCTT TACTTTGGAGCAGATTTCGTTCATGATGGAAGCAGGAATCCGGTTTCGCCACCACCGTACATCGATCCTTATGCTCTGTTGGAGGATGAGAGGATATCTGGGACAGGGGCGTCCCTGAGATGCTGGAGGCCTAAAACAATTTA TCCGCTGTGCCCAGGACCGCCCCTGATCTGGGATCAATTCTCGTCTTAA